ATATGGTATTGGCAAAAACTTAAAAACTGAAGGATTCATCTAAGCAACATGCAAATTTTCGAATTCACCTATTGACTTTCTAGAGTACCCCTAAAAAGGAAAGACCGATACCATCTATGTCTTTCTTGCTGTCAGTCTTGATAACTACCTGATTGCTAATTTCCGTGTCTCTCTCAACCGTGATACTCTTGAGGCCATCAAGCTAATATTCCCTTGTCAGCCTAAGCTTGTGCTATCTGATGGATTAACCTCATACGCTCAAGCCTGTGAGTATCTAAACATTTCCCACAAAACCATCAGCTCCAGAGTAAATCAAGCGGTAGAATCCAGAAACAGCCTTCTTGCGATGTTCACACAAATCAGAAGAGGGTTCAAGAAGTTATC
This Fervidobacterium thailandense DNA region includes the following protein-coding sequences:
- a CDS encoding DDE-type integrase/transposase/recombinase, encoding MYVFLAVSLDNYLIANFRVSLNRDTLEAIKLIFPCQPKLVLSDGLTSYAQACEYLNISHKTISSRVNQAVESRNSLLAMFTQIRRGFKKLSNVIEYIKAFVVLHNIKRKLRMQEPGGWVKIQRPLMEYLVNHFEELFAFG